From a region of the Fischerella sp. JS2 genome:
- a CDS encoding DUF1614 domain-containing protein, translated as MIYLPVSLLLFLLLLLLVPFLWFVLAVDVVQIAVAKLGFSPNIAFLLLILVILGSTINIPLYRARSEIVVANDLIDLWLKEFWGIPLRKVQRSTIIALNVGGGLIPVLLALYQFTQGNILAILSVTAIVTAVSYYAARVVPGIGIQMNPLLAPLTAAVSAMLIASSHAAPVAFAGGILGTLVGADLLHLKDIVAKSSGVLSIGGAGVFDGIALCGLFALLLS; from the coding sequence ATGATCTATTTGCCAGTTTCACTACTGCTATTTCTGCTGCTGCTGCTATTAGTCCCTTTTCTCTGGTTTGTGTTGGCAGTAGATGTGGTACAAATCGCAGTAGCTAAGTTGGGATTTTCTCCTAATATAGCTTTTCTACTGTTGATACTGGTGATTTTAGGCAGCACCATCAATATACCTTTGTACCGCGCTCGATCTGAGATTGTTGTAGCAAACGACTTGATTGATTTGTGGTTAAAGGAGTTTTGGGGTATTCCTCTGAGGAAAGTGCAACGTTCCACTATCATAGCCCTAAATGTTGGTGGTGGTTTAATCCCTGTACTATTAGCGCTGTATCAATTTACGCAAGGAAATATATTAGCTATTTTGTCAGTGACTGCGATTGTCACAGCAGTAAGTTACTATGCAGCACGGGTAGTGCCAGGAATTGGTATTCAAATGAACCCCTTACTAGCGCCCTTGACTGCTGCTGTGTCAGCTATGTTAATCGCCTCTTCCCATGCTGCGCCTGTTGCTTTTGCAGGCGGCATTTTGGGAACTTTAGTTGGTGCTGATTTATTGCACCTGAAGGATATTGTCGCTAAAAGTTCAGGAGTATTAAGTATTGGAGGTGCTGGTGTATTTGATGGTATCGCTTTGTGTGGTTTATTTGCACTGTTATTGAGTTAG